The Candidatus Methylomirabilota bacterium DNA segment GATCGTCTCCCCTGAGCGCCGGCTCCTCCCGCTCGGCGGGGCCCGGGTCGAAGGCCCGGTGCCCGAGACGGTCGTACAGCGCCCGCGCCCGGGAATCGTTCAGGACCCGATAGGCCTCGGTGATCTCCTCGAACAGTCCGGCAGCGCGCTCGTCCCAGACGTTGACGTCGGGGGAATGCTGGCGGGCCAGCCGTCGGTAGGCCCGGCGGATCTCCAGGGGCGTCGCCTGCCGGGACACCCCGAGGACGTCGTAGTAGTCTCGCTTGCGCATCACGACGCCCTCGGGGCTCCCCGGGCGGGGCCCTCAGTGCTTCCCGCCGAGGTCCTCGAACTCCGCGTCCACGACCTCCCCTTCGGCCGTGCGGGTCTTGCCATCGGACGCTCCGGTCGCCCCCGACGCGCCGGGCGGCTGCTGCTTGCCCTGCGCCTCGCGGTACAGCACCTCGGCCATCTTGTGCGAGGCGCGCGTCAGCGCCTCCGAAGCCCGCTGGATCCGCTCGAGGTCGTCGCCCGTCAGCGCCTCGCGGACTTCCTTGATCGCGTCCTCGATCGCCGCTTTGTCGGTCGCCGGGATCTTGTCGCCGCTTTCGTTGACCTGGCGCTCGATGTTGTAGGCGAGCGAGTCGGCCTGGTTCTTGACCTCGATCTCCTGCCGGCGCTTCTTGTCGTCTTCGGCGTTCGCCTCCGCCTCCCGCACCATCCGGTCGATGTCGTCCTTGGTCAAGCCGGAGGAGGCGGTGATCGTGATGGCCTGCTGCTTTCCGGTGGCCGTGTCCTTGGCCGACACGTTGAGGATGCCGTTGGCGTCGATGTCGAAGGTGACCTCGATCTGGGGCACCCCGCGCGGCGCCGTCGGGATTCCGACCAGGTGGAACTTGCCGAGGGTGCGGTTGTCCCGCGCCATCTGGCGCTCACCCTGGAGAACGTGGACCTCCACCGAGGTCTGGTTGTCGGCGGCCGTCGTGAAGGTCTCCGACTTGCGGGTCGGTATCGTCGTGTTCCGCGGGATCAGGGTCGTCATGACCCCGCCCAAGGTCTCGATGCCCAGTGACAGCGGTGTCACGTCGAGCAGGACGACGTCCTTGACCTCGCCCGCCAGCACCGCGGCCTGGATGGCGGCGCCGACCGCCACCACCTCGTCCGGGTTCACGCCCTTGTGCGGCTCCTTGCCGAACAGCTCGCGGACGACTTCCTGAACCTTCGGCATCCGCGTCTGCCCCCCGACCAGGATGACCTCGTCGATCTGCTTGGCCGACACCCCGGCGTCCTTCATGGCCTGACGGCACGGCTCCATCGTCCGCTCGATCAGGTCCGCCACCAGGGACTCGAGCTTGGCTCGCGTGAGCGTCATCACCAGATGCTTCGGACCGCTGGCGTCGGCGGTGATGAACGGCAGGTTGATCTCGGTCTGGAGCGTCGTGGACAGTTCGCACTTGGCTTTCTCGGCCGCCTCTTTCAGACGCTGCAGCGCCATGCGGTCCTTCCGCAGGTCGATGCCGTGCTCCTTGCGGAACTCCTCGGCGATCCAGTCGATGACCCGCTGGTCGAAGTCGTCACCGCCCAGGTGGGTATCGCCGTTGGTGGCCTTCACCTCGAAGACACCCTCGCCGAGCTCGAGAATCGAGATGTCGAAGGTGCCGCCGCCGAGGTCGTACACGGCGATGACCTCGTCCTTCTTCTTGTCGAGGCCGTAGGCGAGCGCGGCCGCGGTCGGCTCGTTGATGATCCGCAAGACCTCGAGCCCGGCCACCGTCCCGGCATCCTTGGTCGCCTGGCGCTGGCTGTCGTTGAAATAGGCGGGGACGGTGATGACGGCCTTGGTGACCTTCTCGCCCAGGTATGCCTCGGCGGCCTCCTTGAGCTTGCGGAGGATCATGGCCGAGACCTCGGGCGGGGAGTACACCTTGCCCCGGATATCCACGCGGGCGTCGCCGTTCGGGGCCTTGACGACCTTGTACGGGACGAGCTTGATCTCGTGGAGCACCTCGTCGTGGCGGCGTCCCATGAATCGCTTGATCGAGAAGACCGTGTTCTCGGGGTTCGTGATGGCCTGTCGCTTGGCCACCTGCCCGACGACGATCTCGCCTTCCTTCGTGAAGCCCACGACGGACGGGGTGAGGCGGCTCCCCTCCTGGTTGGGGATGACGACGGGCTCGCCGCCCTCGACGACCGCCACCACGGAGTTGGTGGTCCCCAGATCGATGCCGATAACCTTGGCCATATGTCCCTTCTCCTTCGTTCTGATCTCGTGCCGCTACGTTGGCCGAGCGCGCCGGGCGAGGTCCCGCCGATGCGACGGGCCTCGGCCCTCGGGGACTCAGCCCACGTCGATCTTGATCTCCCGGGGCTTCACCTCTTCGACCTTCGGAAGCCGGATCTCGAGGACGCCGTCACGATACGTGGCCCGGACCCTGTCAGCCTGGACCCGAATGGGGAGCTGGATGTGCCGCTCGAAGCTTCCGGTCCACCGCTCGATGCGGTGGTAGTTCTCCTCCTTGACCTGATTGTCGAGTACCCGCTGGCCCCGCAGGGACAGGACGTCTCCGACAATGGAAAGATGGACGTCCTTCTCCTTCACCCCCGGCAGCTCCGCCGTCACGACGAGGTCGTCCTTGGTCTCGTAGATGTCGACCGCCGGAGCCCACACTTGGTCCATGGCACCCGGCCGGGCCTGTCGGCCGAAGTAGGCGTCAAAGGCCCGGTTTACCTCGGACTGGATGTCCAGAAGATCTCGGAAAGGATCCAGCCTTTCAAACCGCAGCGGCCGCCAACGCTCCACCCCCATGAGATTCCTCCTTAGGTAGTTGAGTCACTGAGAGTTATATCAGGTGATAGCTCCATTGTCAAGTCTTCGGGGGCGTCCTCATTTGTCTTGATTCGATACGGAGATTGGCTTAGGGTGAGCTATGCGTCCCCGGCGCTTCCGCCTGGCGCTCCTGGCAGCTGCCGGGTTGGCCGCCCTGGCCGGGTTCGTCCTGGCGGGTCGGTTGCTCGGTCGGCCTGACGCGGCCGTCCTCCCAGCCCACGACCCCGTCGCGGGAGTTCGAGCCCAGCAGCGGGTGGCCGAGGTCCTCTTGCGGGGCGGAGGGGTCGCCGTCGGGGACGACCCGATCATCCTGACACTGGCCGAGCTGAACGCTCTCCTCGCCCGGTATGTCGACAGCCGCCGCCTCGGTGTGCAGTCGCTCGCCGCGCGGTCTCAGGCTGGATGGCTCGAAGTGGCAGGACGGACGACCCCGCGCTCCCTGCTGACCGGGTCCGCCCTGTCGAGCCTCGTCTCCGTGTTGCCGGACGCGCTCCTCGACCTCGACCTGTGGGTCGGAGCACGAGGCCGGCTCGAGGTGCGGGAAGGGGAAGGGGAGTTCGTCGTGAGCCGGACGACCCTGGGACGGCAGCCGGTCCCCCCACGCTGGATCTGGCGGATGCTGCGCGTCGATCCCCGCCGCCAGCTCACGTGGCGCCTGCCCCGGGTCGTCGAGCGAATCGACGTCGAGCCCGACCGGCTGGTGATCCACACGCGCGCCCGCGGCAGTTAGGCGCCTGTCGGAGTAATCCGACCCGGCGCCGACCAGCGGGCGTGTCGCGGCACGAGGAGGGCTCCGAGCGGCGGCTTCGCCGCCGCCACGACGGGGGGGCTTCCGAGACCCCCCCGAAATGACCTACCGCCCGCGTGCCCGGACGAACCCCATCCGCAGTGTGGCGAGTATCTCGTCCAGAACCGCGGTCTCCTCGGAGGTCCGGTTCCCCTCCGTCTTCTCCTTGAGCATGGCGAGCAAGTCGATCGTGAACTGGGCCTGCTCGAGGTCCACGTGCGGCTGCCCGCTCATCGGATCGGGAACCTGGCCGAGGTGGACCAGGGCCTCGCTGTAGAGCATCACGCAGAACGAGGGGAGATCGGCGCGCAGACGGCCCTGGGGCGGGACCATCGTCTCCGGGCGCGGGGGCGGCGGAGCCGGCCGGGACGCGGCCGGGCGTGAGGCGGCCGGGGCCTCGGCCTCGTCCTCTCCGCGCCGGCGGCGGTCGACGACGGTGAATCCCGGATCGGCCTCTTTTTCGGGCACGCTCGTACCTCCTGGGAAGGCGGCGCTCCACATGCAGGAAACAGCGCTCTCACCGTAACATACGGGCCCGGGGACGGCAAGGAAGCGGGAGGCGGTCGGGCTGTCGCGGCGCCACGCGATTGCCTATCGCCTACGGGTGGTGTTCCGCTTCGGGGGCCGGCTTTGCCGGCGCAATTTTCCGGTCTGGGAGGGGCCCGTCGAGGCCGTAGAGGGTGCCCGAGCGCTTTCTGTATAATGGGGCCATCCATGCAGGGCTCCGACCCTGGCCAGCGATTCGTCGAACTACTCGCGGTGATGGCCCGACTCCGAGACGAAGGGGGATGCCCCTGGGACCGCGAACAGACCCGGGAGAGTCTGCGTCCGTTCCTCGTCGAGGAGGCGTACGAGGTGCTCGAAGCCCTCGAGTCGGACGAGGCGCCGCGCATCATGGAGGAACTGGGCGACCTCCTGTTCCAGGTCGTGTTCCACACCAAGATCGCCCGGGAGCGGGGCGAGTTCACGATGGCCGATCTCCTGGCGGCGCTGACGGAGAAAATGGTGCGGCGGCATCCTCACGTCTTCGGTGATCGCGTGATCGGCACGGCCGCCGAGGCCCTCACCCAGTGGGAAGCGATCAAGCAGGGGGAAGGCGCCACGCGCCGCTCCGCACTCCACGGTATTCCCCGGAGCCTGCCGGGACTTCTCCGGGCCCAGCGCATCCAGCATCGTGCCTCCCGCGTCGGCTTCGACTGGCCGGACCCGCAGGGCGCGCTCGAAAAGGTCCGGGAAGAGGTGGCCGAACTCGGTACCGCGCTCGAGGCGCGGGCGCCGGAGCGCATTCGGGCCGAGATCGGGGACCTCCTCTTTTCCGTGGTAAACGTGGCGCGTCTTGCCGGGACCGACCCCGAGGCGGCGCTCCAAGACACCGCCGAGCGATTCTCTACCCGGTTCCGGCACATGGAAGACGCCGCCGACGCGGAGGGTCGCGAGCTGCGCTCGCTCACGCTGAGCGAGATGGAACGGTTGTGGCTCGAAGCCAAGGCTCGGGAGAGCTGAGGGTGCCCCCGCGGATCGATTCCGGAGCCGGAAACAGAAGCGCCCCCGAGGAGAGCGCGCGATGAAGGTCAAGGTCGGGCGGGCGGACGTCGTCCTCGAACGTGGGGACATTACCGAGTACGAGGTGGACGCGATCGTCAACGCCGCCAACAACCACCTCTGGATGGGGGCGGGAGTCGCCGGGGCCATCAAGCGGAAGGGCGGGACCATCATCGAGGAGGACGCGGTCCGGCAGGGTCCGATCGAGGTCGGCGACGTCGTCGTGACCACCGCCGGCAACCTGCCGGCCGGCTACGTGATCCATGCCGCGGTGATGGGCCAGGACCTCAGGTCCGGTTCCGAGGTGGTGCAGCGGGCGACGCTCGCCACGCTGCGCCGCGCCGAGGAGATGCGGCTGCACAGCCTGGCGTTTCCCGCGTTCGGCACCGGCGTGGGACGGATGGCGCCGAAAGAATCGGCCGAGGCCATGGTCGGCGCGCTGCGGACGCACTTCAGCGAAGTGCCGGAGTCGACGATCCGGCGCATCCACCTCGTCCTGTTCCAGGACGACACCTACCAGGCGTTCGGCGCGGCGCTGGGAGGAAGCGGCGCCCGGCGCGTGGGCTGAGCTCCTTAGTGGCACGACCGTTGCATCCGGGGCGACCTCCCGGCGAGCGCGAAAAAGGTTGCGTTCTCGGCGCGCGTGGCGGAGAAGATTAGGCCACGCGAGTTGCCATGGCCAGGATCCTCGTCGCCGACGATGCCCCCGCTGTGCTGGACGTTCTTCAAGATGCCCTGACGCTGGCCGGTCACGAGGTCATCCGGGCGACCTCCGGGACCGAGGCCCTCCGGAAGTTCCAGGAGACCCGGCCCGCCCTCGCCGTCCTCGACGTGATGATGCC contains these protein-coding regions:
- the dnaK gene encoding molecular chaperone DnaK, with product MAKVIGIDLGTTNSVVAVVEGGEPVVIPNQEGSRLTPSVVGFTKEGEIVVGQVAKRQAITNPENTVFSIKRFMGRRHDEVLHEIKLVPYKVVKAPNGDARVDIRGKVYSPPEVSAMILRKLKEAAEAYLGEKVTKAVITVPAYFNDSQRQATKDAGTVAGLEVLRIINEPTAAALAYGLDKKKDEVIAVYDLGGGTFDISILELGEGVFEVKATNGDTHLGGDDFDQRVIDWIAEEFRKEHGIDLRKDRMALQRLKEAAEKAKCELSTTLQTEINLPFITADASGPKHLVMTLTRAKLESLVADLIERTMEPCRQAMKDAGVSAKQIDEVILVGGQTRMPKVQEVVRELFGKEPHKGVNPDEVVAVGAAIQAAVLAGEVKDVVLLDVTPLSLGIETLGGVMTTLIPRNTTIPTRKSETFTTAADNQTSVEVHVLQGERQMARDNRTLGKFHLVGIPTAPRGVPQIEVTFDIDANGILNVSAKDTATGKQQAITITASSGLTKDDIDRMVREAEANAEDDKKRRQEIEVKNQADSLAYNIERQVNESGDKIPATDKAAIEDAIKEVREALTGDDLERIQRASEALTRASHKMAEVLYREAQGKQQPPGASGATGASDGKTRTAEGEVVDAEFEDLGGKH
- a CDS encoding Hsp20/alpha crystallin family protein; its protein translation is MDQVWAPAVDIYETKDDLVVTAELPGVKEKDVHLSIVGDVLSLRGQRVLDNQVKEENYHRIERWTGSFERHIQLPIRVQADRVRATYRDGVLEIRLPKVEEVKPREIKIDVG
- a CDS encoding DUF1844 domain-containing protein, with amino-acid sequence MPEKEADPGFTVVDRRRRGEDEAEAPAASRPAASRPAPPPPRPETMVPPQGRLRADLPSFCVMLYSEALVHLGQVPDPMSGQPHVDLEQAQFTIDLLAMLKEKTEGNRTSEETAVLDEILATLRMGFVRARGR
- the mazG gene encoding nucleoside triphosphate pyrophosphohydrolase, translating into MQGSDPGQRFVELLAVMARLRDEGGCPWDREQTRESLRPFLVEEAYEVLEALESDEAPRIMEELGDLLFQVVFHTKIARERGEFTMADLLAALTEKMVRRHPHVFGDRVIGTAAEALTQWEAIKQGEGATRRSALHGIPRSLPGLLRAQRIQHRASRVGFDWPDPQGALEKVREEVAELGTALEARAPERIRAEIGDLLFSVVNVARLAGTDPEAALQDTAERFSTRFRHMEDAADAEGRELRSLTLSEMERLWLEAKARES
- a CDS encoding macro domain-containing protein, with amino-acid sequence MKVKVGRADVVLERGDITEYEVDAIVNAANNHLWMGAGVAGAIKRKGGTIIEEDAVRQGPIEVGDVVVTTAGNLPAGYVIHAAVMGQDLRSGSEVVQRATLATLRRAEEMRLHSLAFPAFGTGVGRMAPKESAEAMVGALRTHFSEVPESTIRRIHLVLFQDDTYQAFGAALGGSGARRVG